Below is a genomic region from Nitrospiria bacterium.
GCCGCTTGTCGGAAAGCGGTCCGTGGTGTAAACACAGATGGGCGAGGTTGTGGCGCTGTTCGGAATCCGTCGGCGCAACTTGGTCGCAGGCAAGTTGGTGCTGACGGTAAAGCTCGCGGCATTGGGAGCCGAGCCCAGCGTTCGAGTGGAGGACGTCATGGGGTCCGACGTGCTCCGGTACCAATCCACGTTTTGCGCCAGGTTGTATTGTTCGAACTCGATCCCTCCGTCCGCGATCCCGAAGGCCAATAAACCGGCTGACTGGTTCATGGCCGTGAAGCTTTCGTTGCTCACGAGCGAAATCAGGGCCGCGCCGATCAGGGCGACGACCACCAGGATCAGGATGACGAAGATGAGGCTGGCGCCGCGTTGAGGGTCGTTCATAATAAGATGTCTTCTCTCGTTTTCCATCAGAAGCTCCGAGGGTGAACGCGGGAACGGAACTGGACCGCCCCCGATCCGGTGCCCACCGTGAGGGCGATCTGGACCCACCAGATATCCGTCGCGGCCGGGGATACGGCCGGCGTGGCGATCGTCGCCCCGGTGTTGTCCAGATAGGTGAAGGTCAGACTCGAAACGTTCGCGGCCAGGGTGTCGGTCGTTGCAGTGACGCGATTGAGGTTCGTCCCCGACAGTGTATAGCTGATCGTGTTGTTGCTTGTATCGACAAACGTAAAGGTGGTCGCGCCGGCCGTGTTGACGCTCGTGTTATTCGCCACGTTTCGAATCTCGCGGATCATTCGGTCCATCGCGATCCGGTTCACTTGCGTCCCCTCGCGGACGTTGGTCCCGGTCAGGACGCTTTCGCTTGAGTAGAGAAAGGCCCGGGCCGCAACGATTCCGATGATCCCGATCAGGATGACCGAAAAAATCAGCTCGATCAATGTCACGCCGCGCTCGTTCCGCATGCATCCTCTAATGATTCGTAACCAGCGAGACCAACACGGCGGCCGGCACGCTCGGCCCGACGCCCGACGCCTGGACCGTGACCTGGACCTGCTTGTAATCGGTCGGACAGGCCGCCGTCGTGGTCAGGGCATTGTTCGTAAAACAGGTGATCGTCACACTTCGATTATATTTTGTGAACCCGGTCACCGGATTCTCCGCCGGATAATTGCCGGCGATAATATAGCCGAATCCGCGCCCCGGATTATTCCGGTCGCCCATGATCTCTTCCATTTTCTCCTGGGCCAGATCGGCCGCCGTCGTTGTTCCCACCGTATTCACCTGCCGGCTCGTCATGAAACCGACGGCCGAGATCAGACCCGGAATCGCGATCGCGAGGATCACGATGGTCAGAATCACTTCAATCAATGTAAACCCTTTGGATCTCATCGTCGTCAGTGGGTCAGATTGCCCGTGTTCTGTTGAATCGTAATCACGCGATTCCTTCCCGAATAATTCAAGATGACGCTGCTCGTGCAGGTCAGGACGGTGCCGTTGGTGTCGGTCGGCGCCCCGATGCTGTTGAACTCCATGACGCCGCCGGCCCCCCCGCAAAAAGGCGTCGCCGAACTGAAGCGAACGCCGCTAAGCTGCCCCTGGCGGTAAGCATCAAAATTGACGACGAGCGTCGCCCCCAGACTCGACGGATCCGCGACGGGCACGTCCGGGTTCGGGGAAGCATCACGATAAATGGTGTACCCGGCCGTCGAAGTGATCGTGATCCCGTGCCGGCTCTGCGTGCTGACGGCCAGTTGCTGTGCATAGCGCAGATCGCCCACGACCTTGTTCACGGCCTGATCGAGCCTGCTGTCCGAGAGGCTGGAAAGGCTGAGCGACACGACGGCGCCCAGGATGAGCACAATCAGGATGGTCAGGACCAATTCGATCAGCGTGAAGCCGTTCCCGTCCTTGCCCGCCATACTCTCCCTCTTACTGAAATTTTAGCACGTTATGGGCGTTCCCGGACCCGATTATTCCGGATTTCGGCGGCGCGGGCTTCCATTCTTTCGGCTTCGACATCCTGTTTCGTTTTTCTCAATAAATCGGCGTAATCCTCCAGGGTCGTCGCCAGTTCCGGGTTTTCCGGTCCCAGGGTTTTCTCCCAGATCGCCAACGATTGCCGGTAGAGCGGCCCGGCTTCGTCGTACCGGGCCTGATTGCGGTAGAGATCGGCCAAAGCCCGCAGGCTGAAGGCCACGGCGGGATGATCCGTCCCCCATTCTTCTTCCCGAATGGCCAACGAACGACGATAAAGCGGCTCGGCGTCCGCATACCGGCCTTGCGCCTCATAGAGTTTGGCCAAGTTGTAGAGACCCTTGGCCAGTTCCGGACTCGGCGTCGTTCCCATCATTCCAATGGCTTGGCGATAGAGCAACTCGGCCTCGTTGTACCGCTTCCGGTTCGAGTAAAGCATGGCAAGATTGTGAAGCGCGATGATGAAATAGCTCGCATTCGACGCCGGAGTCCGCTGCCAGATCAGGATCGCGTCCCGATAGAGCGGCTCGGCCTCGTCGGACCTTCCCTGGGCGGCGTAGAGCTCCGCGAGATAGAGAAATCCCGACGCTTGAGCATCTTGTCCTTCGCCGTTCTTGGCCAGGGCGATGGCCCGGTGGTAGAGGCGCTCGGCCTCGGCGTAGCGTCCCAGGATGGTATATTGCGCTCCCAGTCCCAAGTACGGAAGACTGGTCGCGGGCGACGACGCCACGGCCGCCTCCCAAAAAACCACGGGACTCCGCCAGACGGCGTTCCGGCTCCAGCTCTCCCTTCCCCCGGCCGCCACGATCGCAATGACGATGAGGCCGGCCGTTACCCAGACCTTGGCCCGTAGCCCCTCCGCGGCGGCCGCAAGCCGCTCAAGACCTTGCATCGCCAGCCCGGTGCCGGCCATCAAGAATCCAACAGACGGGATATAGACATAGCGCTCCGCCAAGGGAGTGATCGCGATGCCGAAGACGCCCGCCAAAACAGCCGGGCCAAGAAAAATAAGAGCCCATCCCAGGCCGAACGACAATACGACCGCGCGACGAATGAGCGCCCAGAGGAAGAGACCCGACAACATAACGCACGCCAGAACGGCGAGCTTCAAGAAGAGAGAAGAGGCCGTAAAAGAGACGATGAAGGGGTGGAGCGGATAGGGGAACAACATCAGCCTGAGGTAAAAACTTAAAACCGTGATCAGGCCCAAAACAGCTTCGAACGGAAAGAGTTCCTGCACGGCGAGACCGCCGCCCGGGTTTGAAATACCCGAACGCCGCATCCAAAAATAAACGCCCAGGATCAGCAACGGCGCCAGCCAGCGAACCGCGTTCCGCCGGGACAAGAGCTTGGGCCCGGAAAGATAATCGTAGAGCATGAATAACGGGAACAATCCCACCGCCGTTTCTTTGGTCAGAAGCGCGAGGATGAATGCGAACATGGAGGAACTGAAAAACCACCTGCTTCCGCCGCGGCCGGATCGGATGTAGAGCAGCATCGAGAGGAGAATAAACGTCGCGCAGAACACATCGCTGCGGCCCGCGATCCAGGCAACGGCCTCGGCATGGGCCGGATGGACGGCAAAAAGAGAGGAGACCAGAAGCGGAAAACTTGTATAGGGGGACGGCGTGGCCTGACGGGCCGTGATTACTTTCGCCAGGAAAAAAACCAAGGCGGTGTTGAGAATATGGGCGAACCAGATCGAAAAATGATAACCGAAGGGGTTGTAGCCCCAAAGAGAAAAATCCAGAAGGTACGACAGATTGACGACGGGGCGATAATAGGCCGTCGATGGCTTGAGAGCCGGCGCGATCAGCTGATCGGTCAGAAACCGGCTCCAGCCGTCGACCGGCGAACCAAGATTCGGGACGATTTGTTCATCATCCAGGCCCAGGCCGTTGGCCAGCACGTTGAGGTTCGCCAACAGGGCCAGGAGCACCGGAACAGCCCACAGCCACCGGTCATGCTCACCCCTTTCCAACGCTCGTTTCGCGGCATCGAGTGTCAGCATTTTCCGAACGGCTTTACAACCTGTTGGGATTTTTTTTGAACCGCCAAAACCTCTGATGAGAACATCGCAGGGAGAGGAGGCCTCCTCTCCCTGCGCCTTGGCCTTTTCACGCGGACCGGATGCCGATCAAACAAACCCGGCCGATAAGACGGCTAAGACGGCGATGACCGTCCCGTTTAACAATTGGTCTTCGTCGCCAAAGTCAAAGCCCCCGTCAATCCGTTATAACTCGCCTGGGCGCCGCGGCCGGACCCTCCGCAAGACGTGGCGGCCGCATTGCAGGTTAAGTTGCCGCCGGCGCAGATTCCAAAGGTGTCCGGACTGCCGCCGGAGAACGCGGAGGTAACGACCCCGCTGCCGCTGAGACTGACCAATGTGAATACGTTCGAATAAAAGGTTCCGGCCGCGCCGGTCGTGGGCAGGGCCTTCAAGCTGTTAATGGCCAACGCCAGCTGGGCGTTGAACTGGCCGAAGGTGCCGTCAATGGCCGCGTTTTTGGAGTCCGTGAGGATGGTCCCGAACTGGACCATCGCCACGGCGCCGAGAATTCCCAAGATGACAATGATCAGGACCAGCTCGATCAGCGTGAACCCTTTTTCATTCTTCAGCATCTTCATGCGCTCTCTCCTTTGTTTTGATGACGGTTGATGGATCGACGATCGACCTCGGCTGTCCGAACCGGAATCTCCATCTTTCAAGAGCTGTCGATCACCATTTCTCGTACCCCTTCGTTGTCGAATAAACGCGCCCGTTCGAAGGATCATATCCGAAGGGGTTTCCGAACGGATCGACGGGATTGCCGGATTCGTCCAACGCCTTGGTTTTCAAATACTGGTCCGTAAAGAGGGTTCCTTCTTTGATGGGGAGCGTATAATGTTCCCGCATCAGATCCTTCAAGTCGGCCGGAATTTTCTGTCGGGTGAGCACGTACACCTGAACCGCCTTTCGAAGGTTCCCCAGCGAGATCTGCAGGGCCGCCTCCCGCGCGGCCTGGGCCATCCGTTGGTACTTCGGAATCAGCACTCCGATAAAGATCGAGATCAGGACCACAACGATCAGCGTATCAATGATACCGAGGCCCTGTTCCCCTTTGAGCCGCATCTATATTTTTCGGATCCATGGCCAGCCGGATTCGTAAACCACATTAGAAGATGAAGCAAAGCTCATGCCAAATGGCCTTGGAGATTACCCTACGCTATTTCAATCTGTTAACTACTACCATTATAGCAGATGCCCAAAATCGCGAGTATTCCCGTGCACAAGTGTCACCGGAATTACCCAAGTCCGTATTTCTTCATTTTGTTGTAGAGATGCTTCCGGCTGATGCCCAAACGCTTCGCGGCCGCGCTTCGATGGTCCTGTTCATCGGTCAGCGCCTGTTCGATTAATTTTTTCTCGATGTCCGAACTGACCCGTTCCAAATGGTCGCGAAGGCGGCCGTTGCCCATCGGTTCGGACGGCATCGTGGCCGGCGGCTGAACGGCGTCCTGAAGATCAT
It encodes:
- a CDS encoding tetratricopeptide repeat protein; translation: MLTLDAAKRALERGEHDRWLWAVPVLLALLANLNVLANGLGLDDEQIVPNLGSPVDGWSRFLTDQLIAPALKPSTAYYRPVVNLSYLLDFSLWGYNPFGYHFSIWFAHILNTALVFFLAKVITARQATPSPYTSFPLLVSSLFAVHPAHAEAVAWIAGRSDVFCATFILLSMLLYIRSGRGGSRWFFSSSMFAFILALLTKETAVGLFPLFMLYDYLSGPKLLSRRNAVRWLAPLLILGVYFWMRRSGISNPGGGLAVQELFPFEAVLGLITVLSFYLRLMLFPYPLHPFIVSFTASSLFLKLAVLACVMLSGLFLWALIRRAVVLSFGLGWALIFLGPAVLAGVFGIAITPLAERYVYIPSVGFLMAGTGLAMQGLERLAAAAEGLRAKVWVTAGLIVIAIVAAGGRESWSRNAVWRSPVVFWEAAVASSPATSLPYLGLGAQYTILGRYAEAERLYHRAIALAKNGEGQDAQASGFLYLAELYAAQGRSDEAEPLYRDAILIWQRTPASNASYFIIALHNLAMLYSNRKRYNEAELLYRQAIGMMGTTPSPELAKGLYNLAKLYEAQGRYADAEPLYRRSLAIREEEWGTDHPAVAFSLRALADLYRNQARYDEAGPLYRQSLAIWEKTLGPENPELATTLEDYADLLRKTKQDVEAERMEARAAEIRNNRVRERP
- a CDS encoding type II secretion system protein; its protein translation is MRLKGEQGLGIIDTLIVVVLISIFIGVLIPKYQRMAQAAREAALQISLGNLRKAVQVYVLTRQKIPADLKDLMREHYTLPIKEGTLFTDQYLKTKALDESGNPVDPFGNPFGYDPSNGRVYSTTKGYEKW
- a CDS encoding prepilin-type N-terminal cleavage/methylation domain-containing protein gives rise to the protein MAGKDGNGFTLIELVLTILIVLILGAVVSLSLSSLSDSRLDQAVNKVVGDLRYAQQLAVSTQSRHGITITSTAGYTIYRDASPNPDVPVADPSSLGATLVVNFDAYRQGQLSGVRFSSATPFCGGAGGVMEFNSIGAPTDTNGTVLTCTSSVILNYSGRNRVITIQQNTGNLTH
- a CDS encoding prepilin-type N-terminal cleavage/methylation domain-containing protein, which translates into the protein MRNERGVTLIELIFSVILIGIIGIVAARAFLYSSESVLTGTNVREGTQVNRIAMDRMIREIRNVANNTSVNTAGATTFTFVDTSNNTISYTLSGTNLNRVTATTDTLAANVSSLTFTYLDNTGATIATPAVSPAATDIWWVQIALTVGTGSGAVQFRSRVHPRSF
- a CDS encoding type II secretion system protein, with translation MKMLKNEKGFTLIELVLIIVILGILGAVAMVQFGTILTDSKNAAIDGTFGQFNAQLALAINSLKALPTTGAAGTFYSNVFTLVSLSGSGVVTSAFSGGSPDTFGICAGGNLTCNAAATSCGGSGRGAQASYNGLTGALTLATKTNC
- a CDS encoding prepilin-type N-terminal cleavage/methylation domain-containing protein, with protein sequence MRSKGFTLIEVILTIVILAIAIPGLISAVGFMTSRQVNTVGTTTAADLAQEKMEEIMGDRNNPGRGFGYIIAGNYPAENPVTGFTKYNRSVTITCFTNNALTTTAACPTDYKQVQVTVQASGVGPSVPAAVLVSLVTNH